In Agromyces sp. G08B096, a genomic segment contains:
- the recN gene encoding DNA repair protein RecN — translation MIEELGIRDLGVIGEATLPLGPGFTAVTGETGAGKTMVVTALGLLLGARADAGAVRSGAKQAWVEGRWLVPEGTPAAERVGARVAETGGEIEAGELLLGRSVSAEGRSRAVVGGRSAPVGVLSELGDELVVVHGQADQQRLRSAVAQREALDRFAGAALQEAITEYRAAFRSWRTDAEELERLRADHDARAREAAELRAALDEVEAADPQLGEDVELAERADRLTNLEDLRLAAAQAHELVSAESPVDDAPDAVTLVESARRHVERVAPHDPALAPIVDALANAGFLLADAAAELSSYLTGLDADGARELELVQERRALLAGLIRRHGTTLDDVLAFRAEGGLRLIELDGDDDRIEALEASVDRLEGEVDRLATRVTELRTEAASRLAEAVTAELAALAMPDAELTVLVEPAAEPAAHGRDQVSILLRPHPGTEPRSVSRGASGGELSRVMLAIEVVIAGTDPVPTFVFDEVDAGVGGAAAIEIGRRLARLAERSQVIVVTHLAQVAAFATNHLSVVKGTDGQVTASSVRQLEGAEREAEMARLLSGLADSESGLAHARELLEIAAERAA, via the coding sequence ATGATTGAGGAACTCGGCATCCGCGACCTCGGCGTGATCGGGGAGGCGACGCTTCCACTCGGTCCGGGGTTCACCGCCGTGACCGGTGAGACCGGCGCCGGCAAGACCATGGTCGTCACCGCGCTCGGCCTGCTGCTCGGCGCCCGGGCGGACGCCGGCGCGGTCCGGTCCGGCGCCAAGCAGGCCTGGGTCGAGGGTCGATGGCTCGTGCCCGAGGGCACGCCGGCCGCCGAACGGGTCGGTGCCCGGGTGGCCGAAACCGGGGGAGAGATCGAGGCCGGCGAACTCCTGCTCGGCCGGTCGGTCTCGGCCGAGGGGCGCAGCCGGGCCGTCGTCGGCGGGCGGAGCGCCCCCGTGGGCGTTCTCTCCGAACTCGGGGACGAGCTCGTGGTGGTCCACGGTCAGGCCGATCAGCAGCGCCTGCGCTCCGCGGTCGCGCAGCGTGAAGCGCTCGACCGCTTCGCGGGAGCGGCCCTGCAGGAGGCCATCACCGAGTACCGCGCGGCGTTCCGATCCTGGCGGACGGACGCCGAAGAGCTCGAGCGATTGCGCGCCGACCACGACGCACGCGCCCGCGAGGCCGCCGAGCTCCGTGCCGCGCTCGACGAGGTCGAGGCGGCCGACCCGCAGCTCGGCGAAGACGTCGAGCTCGCGGAGCGGGCCGACCGGCTGACCAACCTCGAAGACCTCCGACTCGCCGCCGCGCAGGCGCACGAGCTCGTCTCCGCCGAGAGCCCGGTCGACGATGCGCCCGACGCCGTCACGCTCGTGGAGAGCGCCCGCCGGCATGTCGAGCGGGTCGCCCCGCACGACCCCGCGCTCGCGCCGATCGTCGACGCCCTCGCAAACGCCGGCTTCCTGCTGGCGGATGCCGCGGCCGAGCTGTCGAGCTACCTGACAGGCCTCGACGCCGACGGCGCGCGCGAGCTCGAGCTCGTGCAGGAGCGACGGGCGCTCCTCGCCGGGCTCATCAGGCGCCACGGCACCACGCTCGACGACGTCCTCGCGTTCCGTGCCGAGGGAGGGCTCCGCCTCATCGAGCTCGACGGCGACGACGACCGCATCGAGGCGCTCGAGGCATCCGTCGATCGGCTCGAGGGCGAAGTCGACCGGCTCGCGACGCGGGTCACCGAACTGCGCACCGAGGCGGCTTCGCGTCTCGCCGAAGCCGTGACGGCCGAACTCGCGGCGCTCGCGATGCCCGACGCGGAGCTCACCGTGCTGGTCGAGCCCGCGGCGGAGCCGGCAGCCCATGGACGCGATCAGGTCTCCATCCTGCTGCGGCCGCATCCGGGCACCGAGCCGCGTTCCGTCTCGCGCGGTGCCTCGGGCGGCGAACTCTCGCGGGTGATGCTCGCGATCGAGGTCGTCATCGCCGGCACCGACCCCGTGCCCACCTTCGTGTTCGACGAGGTCGATGCGGGCGTCGGCGGCGCCGCGGCCATCGAGATCGGGCGTCGGCTCGCCCGATTGGCCGAACGCTCGCAGGTGATCGTCGTCACCCATCTCGCGCAGGTCGCGGCGTTCGCCACGAACCACCTGAGCGTCGTGAAGGGCACCGACGGTCAGGTGACCGCGTCGAGCGTGCGACAGCTGGAGGGCGCCGAACGCGAGGCCGAGATGGCGCGACTGCTCTCCGGCCTCGCCGACTCCGAGAGCGGTCTGGCGCACGCGCGGGAGCTGCTGGAGATCGCGGCCGAGCGGGCCGCGTAA